One region of Glycine max cultivar Williams 82 chromosome 9, Glycine_max_v4.0, whole genome shotgun sequence genomic DNA includes:
- the LOC121172794 gene encoding uncharacterized protein produces MKLSRPPHDRWCSIYEHFLSVHRSVTDDAYTETTPRALRWLTTKAHMKGIKRASYRARLDALTITDVSWLPYSEHRVVRSFELISCYQGQLRWGHVVVYIRPERVVQQFGYIQTIPPPPVTASLSCDEIDERWMLFGDHLAPAGEICVVLGQVTVDYMEWFL; encoded by the exons ATGAAGCTTTCCAGACCCCCACACGATAGATGG TGTTCGATATATGAGCACTTTCTCAGTGTTCATCGGTCTGTCACTGATGATGCGTACACTGAGACTACCCCACGTGCATTGAGGTGGCTTACGACGAAGGCGCACATGAAGGGGATCAAGAGAGCGTCGTACAGGGCACGTTTAGATGCTCTGACGATCACGGACGTTTCCTGGTTGCCCTATAGTGAGCATCGGGTAGTTAGGAGCTTTGAGCTTATTTCATGCTACCAGGGGCAGCTCAGATGGGGTCATGTTGTGGTCTACATTCGACCAGAGCGGGTGGTACAACAGTTCGGGTACATTCAGACCATCCCTCCACCACCGGTTACTGCTTCGTTGTCGTGTGACGAGATAGACGAGAGGTGGATGCTTTTCGGGGACCATTTAGCACCCGCGGGTGAGATTTGTGTTGTCCTCGGGCAGGTAACAGTGGactacatggagtggtttttgTAG